The DNA window ACGGCGGCCGCGGTCTCCAGCAGCTTGAACACCAGGTTGACACCCACGCTCATGTTGGGTGCCATCACGATCGCGATGCGCTCGGCCGCCTGCGCGATGCGCTGCTTTTGCTCCGGGTTGAACCCGGTCGTGCCAATCACCATGCGCGCGCCGTGACTGATGCAGGACTCCAGGTGCCGCAGGGTGCCTTCGGGACGCGTAAAGTCGATGAGGACGTCGCACCCCCGCAGGGCCGCCTCAAGGTCGGCGCCAATCGCCACGCCATTGGGAGAGCCGATGAGCTCGCCGGCGTCCTTGCCGAGCAGCGGGCAGTCGCGGCGCTCCAGCGCCGCGTGCAGCCGCAGGTCGGCGGACTGCGCAAGCGCCTCGAGCAGCGCTCGCCCCATCCTGCCGGTGGCTCCGGCCACGGTGATCCGCAAGGGCGCCATGTCCGGCTAGGGCTTCGCCGCTTCGGTGGGCGCGCGGGACAGCGCGCTTGGCACGGCGTCGCCTTCGATGCGAACCAGCCGGTCCTCCTCGAATACCACCGTGATGCGCCGTTCGCGCCTGACGTCACCGGCGCGCCCGGTCAGATAGACGTAATCCCAGCGCTGCGGATGAAACGGATCGGCAATGAGCGGCGTGCCCAGGATGAAGCGCACCTGGGACCTGCTCATCTCTGGCTTGAGTCGTTCGATCATCTTCTGGTCGACGTAGTTGCCCTGTTGCATTTCGATCTTG is part of the Burkholderiales bacterium genome and encodes:
- the dapB gene encoding 4-hydroxy-tetrahydrodipicolinate reductase, translating into MAPLRITVAGATGRMGRALLEALAQSADLRLHAALERRDCPLLGKDAGELIGSPNGVAIGADLEAALRGCDVLIDFTRPEGTLRHLESCISHGARMVIGTTGFNPEQKQRIAQAAERIAIVMAPNMSVGVNLVFKLLETAAAVLAEGYDVEIIEAHHRHKVDAPSGTALRMGEVIARTLGRDLKSHAVYGREGVTGERKASTIGFATVRGGDIVGDHTALFAGIGERIEIVHKASSRATFALGALRAARFLADKKAGLFDMQDVLGLR
- a CDS encoding outer membrane protein assembly factor BamE, producing the protein MHRFAVVVLLLLGGCFLVPHKIEMQQGNYVDQKMIERLKPEMSRSQVRFILGTPLIADPFHPQRWDYVYLTGRAGDVRRERRITVVFEEDRLVRIEGDAVPSALSRAPTEAAKP